GACAGGATCGTGCGATAGGCGGCAATGCTTTCGGGCTGGCGCAACGCATCGTCGCGCATCGCCTTTGCTGACCAGATATCATGATCATGCGGGATCACATTATAATCGCCTGCCAGCACCACCGGGATTTCCAACGCAAGCAGTTCCTGCGCGCGCGCGCGCAACCGCTTCATCCAGCTGAGTTTGTAATCGAATTTTGGCCCCGGTTGCGGGTTGCCATTGGGCAAATAGATTGATGCGACGCGCAGACCAAAAACCTCAGCCTCCAGATAGCGCGAATGCACATCTTCCGGATCGCCTTCCAGCCCACGCCCCGTTTCCACGGGCTGGGCATCACGCGCCAATATGGCAACGCCGTTAAAGCCTTTTTGCCCGTGCCAGATCGCGCCATAGCCAAGCCGTTCAAACTCGGCGGCGGGAAAGCCCTCATCCTGTGTCTTGATTTCCTGCAGGCAGGCAATGTCCGGTCGGGTTTCGTCGAGCCATTCGAGCAGCCTTGGCAGCCGCGCCTTTATGCCATTGATATTATATGTCGCGATACGCATTCGGCGACCCTAGCGGCCGACCAGCCATGCTTCAAACCGAAAAGCTGGATCCGCAACCGCAACCGGCCTGCGCCTGAGGGTTTGTAACCTGAAAGCTTTTTCCGCCGAGCGATTCGATAAAATCGACCGCAGAGCCGCGCACCAGATCGAGGCTGACCGAATCGACCACCAATTTGGCATCACCCGATTCGGCGACGACATCATCGGCCTCGATACTGTCGGCAAGGCCAAAGCGATATTGAAAGCCTGAACAGCCGCCGCCTTCGACCGACAGGCGAAGCAGCGCGGATTTCCCAAGTTTTTGCGCAATTTCGCTCACCCGGCGGGCGGCGTTAGGCAGCAATTGGATATCAGGAT
This portion of the Sphingobium sp. genome encodes:
- the xth gene encoding exodeoxyribonuclease III, coding for MRIATYNINGIKARLPRLLEWLDETRPDIACLQEIKTQDEGFPAAEFERLGYGAIWHGQKGFNGVAILARDAQPVETGRGLEGDPEDVHSRYLEAEVFGLRVASIYLPNGNPQPGPKFDYKLSWMKRLRARAQELLALEIPVVLAGDYNVIPHDHDIWSAKAMRDDALRQPESIAAYRTILSDGWTDAIATHHPQGAVWTYWDYQAGAWQQDHGFRIDHLLLSPVAADRLLASGVDKAHRGREKASDHAPTWIELGE
- a CDS encoding iron-sulfur cluster assembly accessory protein, producing MSAHPDIQLLPNAARRVSEIAQKLGKSALLRLSVEGGGCSGFQYRFGLADSIEADDVVAESGDAKLVVDSVSLDLVRGSAVDFIESLGGKSFQVTNPQAQAGCGCGSSFSV